In Vibrio tritonius, the following are encoded in one genomic region:
- a CDS encoding BCCT family transporter: MSQDDKELDNGGIPTPSGKATPIDTDYTVGQDNVVVSLGPFGLDIHNRVFAISGLAIVAFVFATLLFREHVEPVFTTLKSWLVTNLDWFFLLSGDLFVIVCLGLIFSPLGRVRIGGTEATPDYSYAGWLAMLFAAGMGIGLVFFGVSEPMSHFSSSLAGTTIENGVRTDWAPLGGAIGDTKAAEALGMAATIYHWALHPWAIYALLALGLAIFSFNKGLPLTMRSVFYPLFGERVWGWIGHIIDILAVVATVFGLATSLGYGASQAATGLNFLFGIPLTDMTKVVLILIISAMALMSVLAGLDSGVKRLSEINMILAAILLLFIVITGPTIAILSGFFSNIKNYVEYLPALSMPFDREDVNFSQGWTAFYWAWWISWSPFVGMFIARVSRGRTVREFIVCVLLIPSTVCVFWMTAFGGTAVDQYVNDGYQAVMNAELSLKLFAMLEVMPWHAITSFVGIVLVVVFFITSSDSGSLVIDTIAAGGKVDAPTPQRVFWCTFEGLVAIALMLGGGLAAAQAMAVATGFPFTIVLLVATVSLIKGLMSEPRQKKHVG; encoded by the coding sequence ATGAGTCAAGACGACAAAGAGCTCGACAATGGCGGTATTCCAACACCGAGCGGAAAAGCAACTCCCATAGATACTGACTACACCGTAGGCCAAGACAATGTTGTGGTCTCTCTTGGTCCTTTTGGCCTCGATATTCACAACCGTGTTTTTGCAATATCTGGCCTAGCGATCGTGGCTTTCGTTTTTGCCACATTACTGTTTCGAGAGCATGTGGAACCCGTTTTCACAACATTAAAATCATGGTTAGTCACGAATTTGGACTGGTTTTTCCTCCTTTCTGGTGATCTATTTGTCATCGTCTGCCTTGGACTCATATTCTCCCCACTCGGACGAGTACGAATTGGCGGCACAGAAGCGACGCCTGATTACTCTTATGCAGGTTGGTTGGCAATGCTGTTTGCTGCAGGTATGGGTATTGGATTGGTTTTCTTTGGGGTGTCTGAGCCAATGTCGCACTTCAGTTCATCCCTAGCGGGAACCACCATTGAAAATGGCGTACGAACCGATTGGGCTCCTCTGGGTGGTGCCATAGGAGACACTAAAGCAGCTGAAGCTCTGGGTATGGCGGCAACCATTTATCACTGGGCACTGCACCCATGGGCAATTTACGCCTTACTTGCTTTAGGTTTGGCGATATTCTCTTTCAATAAAGGCCTGCCATTAACTATGCGCTCGGTGTTTTATCCCCTTTTCGGCGAACGTGTTTGGGGATGGATAGGACACATCATTGATATTTTAGCGGTCGTAGCCACCGTATTTGGACTGGCGACATCACTAGGATATGGCGCCTCTCAAGCCGCAACTGGGCTTAACTTTCTGTTCGGCATTCCATTGACCGACATGACGAAAGTCGTTCTGATACTTATCATTTCAGCCATGGCACTGATGTCGGTATTGGCTGGTTTAGACAGCGGCGTCAAACGATTATCTGAAATTAACATGATACTCGCAGCCATCTTATTACTATTTATCGTAATTACCGGCCCAACCATTGCCATTCTCAGCGGCTTTTTTAGTAACATCAAAAATTATGTGGAATACTTACCAGCGCTTTCAATGCCATTTGACCGTGAAGACGTTAACTTTTCACAGGGTTGGACGGCGTTTTACTGGGCATGGTGGATATCATGGTCCCCATTTGTCGGCATGTTTATCGCACGTGTATCTCGGGGACGCACCGTAAGAGAATTCATCGTCTGTGTATTGCTAATACCATCGACTGTTTGCGTGTTTTGGATGACAGCCTTCGGTGGCACTGCAGTAGACCAATACGTTAATGACGGTTATCAAGCAGTCATGAACGCTGAACTCTCACTCAAGTTATTTGCCATGCTTGAAGTGATGCCATGGCATGCTATTACCTCTTTCGTGGGTATTGTCTTGGTGGTGGTATTTTTTATTACCTCGTCCGATTCAGGCTCACTGGTCATCGATACCATAGCTGCAGGCGGCAAAGTGGATGCTCCGACACCACAACGCGTGTTCTGGTGCACCTTTGAGGGCTTGGTTGCTATTGCCTTAATGTTGGGCGGAGGCTTGGCGGCGGCGCAAGCAATGGCGGTAGCGACAGGATTCCCATTCACTATCGTGCTATTAGTAGCAACTGTTTCTCTCATTAAAGGACTAATGAGTGAACCTCGGCAGAAGAAACACGTTGGATAG
- a CDS encoding YegP family protein, giving the protein MQRFEIRVEPSPTEPLYYFVIVSKNGDVFARSVMYPTKQAVENRINLIKDNASTAKVVDLTTAEVH; this is encoded by the coding sequence ATGCAACGATTTGAAATTCGAGTGGAGCCAAGCCCTACAGAGCCTTTGTATTACTTCGTCATTGTATCCAAAAATGGCGATGTTTTTGCACGTAGCGTGATGTACCCAACCAAACAGGCAGTAGAAAACCGTATCAACTTAATTAAAGATAATGCTTCAACAGCAAAAGTTGTCGACCTCACCACTGCTGAAGTCCATTGA
- a CDS encoding EAL domain-containing protein, producing the protein MLQKSQYEYSRYFRARLYSFFVYLFILISGGLMAYHTITQDVERQARQSISNIIEHMDEIFFEVDETAIFIKHYVHLPCDALRRIMTVRALTIPSGLSMELELPTGYCSSIDGFSLTPIHPTSDASLFLAKGYIQLNALMYVTNGISTELSKKYFLDQIDIRPYSFRFQMHVGQLAISMPIEHTNLIPGMVVHSDNYPYSISVDYDLNLMVDDLHDELLITLLFLLFFPAVLSYQCYKFLTLPRFLAREIRKGIRAGQFRAYVQPILTKDGSMAGGEVLVRWHHPKKGIISPYEFIDLVEKGQLAARLSTTLFSQVAKQLKPHAHNISTKMHLSFNLSAQQLLDRTIVYDCVRFISVMNNEKIKLVLELTEREQVTKEERIFEMYNELYAAGVRFSIDDFGTGHSSLIYLQMFEVDYIKIDKQFIDLIGQDAISNNIVNNLLDLSQRLEIPTVAEGIEQVAQMNYLQSHGVDYFQGYLFSKPIPLEQFITEWLLNTTRPLEAHQ; encoded by the coding sequence ATGTTGCAAAAATCCCAGTATGAGTATTCTCGTTATTTTAGAGCTCGACTCTACTCCTTTTTTGTCTATTTATTCATCCTAATTAGCGGTGGATTGATGGCATACCATACGATCACTCAAGATGTTGAACGTCAAGCTCGGCAGAGCATTAGTAATATCATCGAACATATGGACGAGATATTCTTCGAAGTGGATGAGACGGCAATATTTATAAAACACTATGTTCATTTACCGTGTGATGCATTGCGTAGAATAATGACGGTTCGTGCACTCACGATCCCTAGTGGGCTTTCTATGGAGCTTGAACTGCCAACGGGTTATTGCAGTTCCATCGATGGTTTTTCTCTCACTCCCATTCACCCCACGTCTGACGCAAGTCTGTTTTTAGCCAAGGGTTATATTCAATTAAATGCCTTGATGTACGTAACAAATGGCATTAGTACGGAATTAAGTAAAAAGTACTTTCTCGATCAAATTGATATTCGTCCTTACTCTTTTCGTTTCCAAATGCATGTCGGGCAGCTAGCGATTTCTATGCCAATCGAACATACCAATTTAATTCCCGGTATGGTGGTACATTCGGACAATTACCCTTATTCAATCTCGGTCGATTACGACCTTAATCTAATGGTCGACGATTTGCATGACGAGTTGCTAATTACACTGCTGTTTTTACTCTTTTTCCCCGCTGTGCTCAGCTATCAATGTTATAAATTTTTAACGTTACCCCGCTTTTTAGCCCGAGAAATTCGTAAGGGCATCCGAGCTGGGCAATTTCGAGCTTATGTTCAGCCAATTTTAACTAAAGATGGCTCCATGGCGGGTGGAGAAGTACTAGTACGTTGGCATCATCCAAAAAAAGGCATCATTTCCCCTTACGAATTTATTGATTTGGTAGAAAAAGGCCAGTTGGCTGCTCGTCTTTCTACAACGTTATTTTCTCAGGTAGCGAAGCAACTAAAGCCCCACGCTCATAACATCTCTACTAAGATGCATTTGTCGTTTAATTTAAGTGCGCAACAGTTATTGGATCGCACCATCGTTTATGATTGTGTGCGGTTTATCTCGGTTATGAATAACGAAAAAATCAAGTTGGTTTTAGAGCTAACAGAGCGCGAACAAGTCACGAAAGAGGAACGTATTTTTGAAATGTACAACGAGCTGTATGCTGCAGGTGTACGTTTTTCTATTGATGATTTTGGTACAGGGCATTCGAGTTTAATCTATCTGCAGATGTTTGAAGTGGATTACATCAAAATCGACAAGCAATTTATTGATCTTATTGGACAGGATGCAATATCCAATAATATCGTTAATAACTTACTGGACTTATCGCAGCGTCTTGAAATACCAACAGTAGCTGAAGGAATAGAGCAGGTGGCTCAAATGAACTATTTGCAAAGTCATGGTGTTGATTACTTTCAAGGTTATTTGTTTAGTAAGCCCATACCGTTAGAACAATTCATCACTGAGTGGCTTCTAAATACAACCCGCCCTTTAGAGGCTCATCAATAA